The proteins below come from a single Brienomyrus brachyistius isolate T26 unplaced genomic scaffold, BBRACH_0.4 scaffold63, whole genome shotgun sequence genomic window:
- the LOC125725242 gene encoding uncharacterized protein LOC125725242, protein MEGTEAGISMMDMLNGGEENVCEVGVNVEEVKGGGGKSTGNAVEYVVSQVGRTWLEPIQEEDLEEDEETDEELQEAEDTDAATVDSWQCMAAYVARIWLQTLQEDGPEENEEADVVFQQAEDADATTLVRFQCMVASEDRSQLLTIPEEGPEEEDETEVMKTDKTKEDADAAEKIYSEEEVSFHVNAEDLSEEDTEKSHKKKKKMKWCFFCCPLPFRRSSKRQ, encoded by the coding sequence atggaggggacagaggctggtattagtatgatggatatgctaaatggaggtgaggagaatgtatgtgaggtgggagtgaatgtggaggaggttaagggaggaggagggaaaagtacagggaatgctgtggaatatgtggtgtcacaagtaggcagaacttggctagaacccatccaggaggaagaccttgaggaagatgaagaaacagatgaggagcttcaggaagcagaagacactgatgctgccacagtggacagttggcagtgcatggcggcatatgtagccagaatatggctgcagactttacaggaagatggacctgaggaaaatgaagaagctgatgtggtattccagcaggcagaagatgctgatgctaccacactggtcaggtttcagtgtatggtggcatctgaagacagatcacagctactgactataccagaagaaggacctgaggaagaggacgagactgaagtgatgaagacagataaaacaaaagaagatgctgatgctgccgagaagatctacagtgaagaagaagtatcattccatgtgaatgccgaagatctttctgaagaagatactgagaagagccacaagaagaagaagaagatgaagtggtgcttcttctgctgtcccctgcctttcagaagaagtagcaagaggcagtaa